In a genomic window of Rhodovulum sp. P5:
- the thrS gene encoding threonine--tRNA ligase, with product MGQITLTFPDGNARDYEAGITPAEVAADISTSLAKKAISATVNDAHHDLQWPITENASIAINTMKDDAPALELIRHDLAHIMARAVQELWPDVKVTIGPVIENGWYYDFDREEPFTPEDLGAIEAKMKEIINRRDPVTTEVWDRDRAVAYYEANNEPYKVELVGMIPEGQPIRMYWHGHWQDLCRGPHLQHTGQVPADAFKLMKVAGAYWRGDSNRPMLQRIYGVAFKTRQELKDYLTFLEEAEKRDHRRLGREMELFHFQEEAPGMVFWHPNGWTIYRTMQDYMRRKLDKAGYREINTPQVVDRKLWEASGHWDKYRENMYITEIDEEHANEKRINALKPMNCPCHVQVFNQGLKSYRDLPLRLAEFGSCHRYEAHGALHGLMRVRGFTQDDAHIFCTEDQIEEECGRFIELLSDVYKDTGFSSFDIKLSTRPEVRVGSDEVWDKAEAALEKAILSVRNDYEVDPGEGAFYGPKLDFKLTDAIGREWQCGTFQADFNLPERLGASYIGADGEKHRPVMLHRAILGSFERFIGILIENYSGKLPFWLAPRQVVVASIVSDADAFVHEVRDLLIAAGLRAEADTRNEKINYKVREHSVGKVPVILAIGQREVDERTVTVRRLGEKATKTVSLDEIVAQLVEEAKAPDLV from the coding sequence ATGGGCCAGATTACTCTCACCTTCCCCGATGGCAATGCGCGCGACTACGAGGCCGGGATCACCCCCGCCGAGGTGGCCGCCGATATCTCGACCTCGCTGGCGAAAAAGGCGATTTCCGCGACTGTCAACGACGCACATCACGACCTGCAATGGCCGATCACCGAAAACGCCTCCATCGCGATCAACACGATGAAGGACGACGCCCCCGCGCTGGAACTGATCCGGCATGACCTGGCGCATATCATGGCCCGCGCGGTGCAGGAGCTTTGGCCGGATGTGAAGGTCACCATCGGACCGGTGATCGAGAACGGCTGGTACTACGACTTTGACCGGGAAGAGCCTTTCACGCCCGAGGATCTGGGCGCGATCGAGGCCAAGATGAAAGAGATCATCAACCGCCGCGACCCGGTGACGACCGAGGTCTGGGACCGGGATCGTGCGGTTGCCTATTACGAGGCGAACAACGAACCCTACAAGGTGGAACTGGTCGGCATGATCCCCGAGGGGCAGCCGATCCGGATGTACTGGCATGGCCATTGGCAGGACCTCTGCCGCGGGCCGCATCTGCAGCATACCGGCCAGGTGCCCGCCGATGCGTTCAAGCTGATGAAGGTGGCCGGGGCCTATTGGCGCGGCGATTCCAATCGCCCGATGCTGCAGCGGATCTATGGCGTTGCCTTCAAGACGCGGCAGGAGCTGAAGGACTACCTGACCTTCCTTGAAGAGGCCGAGAAGCGCGATCATCGCCGCCTGGGCCGCGAGATGGAGCTGTTCCATTTTCAGGAGGAAGCGCCGGGTATGGTGTTCTGGCACCCCAATGGCTGGACCATCTACCGCACCATGCAGGACTACATGCGCCGGAAACTGGACAAGGCCGGCTATCGCGAAATCAACACGCCCCAGGTCGTGGATCGGAAGCTGTGGGAAGCGTCCGGCCACTGGGACAAGTATCGCGAAAACATGTACATCACCGAGATCGACGAGGAGCACGCCAACGAAAAGCGCATCAACGCGCTGAAGCCGATGAACTGCCCCTGTCATGTTCAGGTCTTCAATCAGGGACTCAAATCCTATCGAGATCTGCCGCTGCGTCTCGCCGAATTCGGGTCCTGCCACCGGTATGAGGCGCATGGCGCGCTGCACGGGTTGATGCGGGTCCGGGGCTTCACCCAGGACGACGCGCATATCTTCTGCACCGAGGACCAGATCGAGGAGGAATGCGGCCGGTTCATCGAGTTGCTTTCGGACGTCTACAAGGACACGGGTTTCAGCAGCTTCGACATTAAGCTGTCGACGCGCCCCGAGGTGCGGGTGGGCAGCGACGAAGTGTGGGACAAGGCCGAGGCCGCGCTGGAAAAGGCGATCCTGTCGGTGCGGAACGACTATGAGGTCGACCCCGGCGAAGGCGCCTTCTACGGGCCCAAGCTCGATTTCAAGCTGACCGACGCGATCGGGCGGGAATGGCAATGCGGCACCTTCCAGGCCGATTTCAACCTGCCCGAGCGGCTGGGCGCGAGCTACATCGGCGCGGACGGCGAAAAGCATCGCCCCGTGATGCTCCACCGCGCGATCCTTGGGTCTTTCGAGCGCTTCATCGGTATCCTGATCGAGAACTACTCGGGCAAGCTGCCCTTCTGGCTGGCGCCGCGGCAGGTGGTCGTCGCGTCCATCGTGTCCGACGCGGACGCCTTCGTGCACGAGGTTCGCGACCTGTTGATTGCGGCCGGCCTGCGGGCGGAGGCCGACACCCGGAACGAGAAGATCAACTACAAGGTTCGGGAGCATTCGGTCGGCAAGGTGCCGGTCATCCTGGCCATCGGTCAGCGCGAGGTCGATGAACGCACCGTCACCGTCCGGCGGCTGGGCGAAAAGGCGACCAAGACCGTCTCCCTTGACGAGATCGTCGCCCAGCTGGTCGAAGAGGCCAAGGCCCCCGATCTGGTGTAG
- a CDS encoding cell wall hydrolase produces MAAIIVAGLLSVSSAQAEMTGSHSNDPTAVLDRNLVELFGTEKKALKQVGSQRLKQLIRPQLRRNTPKVQYDANWVDARPAAKGGDEWQCLSEALYFEARGESVKGQFAVAEVILNRVASPLYPNTVCGVIHQGTGKRYQCQFTYTCDGRAEVINEKRIYERLGKIAKLMLDGAPRKLTNGATHYHTLSVSPRWARTFPRTATIGVHHFYRQPGARTVSN; encoded by the coding sequence ATGGCAGCCATCATAGTTGCGGGCCTCCTGTCCGTCTCGTCCGCGCAGGCCGAGATGACGGGATCCCATTCCAACGACCCGACCGCTGTACTCGACCGGAATCTGGTCGAGTTGTTCGGCACCGAGAAAAAGGCACTGAAGCAGGTCGGCTCTCAGCGGCTGAAGCAACTGATCCGTCCGCAGCTTCGGCGCAACACGCCAAAAGTCCAGTACGACGCGAATTGGGTCGATGCCCGCCCCGCCGCGAAAGGCGGCGACGAATGGCAATGCCTGAGCGAGGCGCTGTATTTCGAGGCCCGCGGCGAAAGCGTGAAGGGCCAGTTTGCGGTGGCCGAGGTGATCCTGAACCGGGTCGCATCCCCCCTGTATCCGAACACCGTCTGCGGTGTCATCCATCAGGGTACCGGCAAACGGTATCAGTGTCAGTTCACGTATACTTGTGACGGCCGTGCCGAGGTCATCAACGAAAAGCGCATCTATGAGCGTCTTGGCAAGATCGCCAAGCTGATGCTGGACGGGGCGCCGCGCAAGCTGACCAACGGGGCCACCCATTACCATACCCTCAGCGTGAGCCCGCGCTGGGCGCGCACGTTCCCGCGGACGGCGACCATCGGCGTTCACCATTTCTATCGTCAGCCCGGCGCGCGGACCGTTTCGAACTGA
- the folP gene encoding dihydropteroate synthase: protein MSRYFRPIVQTDAARPPDALSLAGGWGWFNRAEELSRDAPPQLIPAHAIPRETLAALTTPRAAIAGLTMDRPRIMGILNVTPDSFSDGGRFFDPAAALAQARHLADGADLLDIGGESTRPGAEVVPAEAETARTAPVISALCDSGIGLPVSIDTRKAAVARAAVQAGAAMINDVAAFTFDAALGPFAAEAGVSVCLMHAQGDPATMQDAPSYENVLLDVYDFLSERVTGAEDLGIPRSRIVVDPGIGFGKTLEHNLALLRGLSLFHGLGCPVLLGASRKRFIGTIGKADVAEARMAGSVAVALAAIAQGVQFVRVHDVAETRQALRLDMALKDIGEPGD from the coding sequence ATGAGTCGTTATTTCCGACCGATCGTTCAGACCGACGCCGCGCGCCCGCCCGATGCGTTGTCCCTTGCCGGGGGATGGGGTTGGTTCAACCGGGCCGAAGAGTTGAGCCGTGACGCGCCGCCGCAACTGATCCCCGCCCATGCCATCCCGCGAGAGACCCTTGCAGCGCTAACCACCCCACGCGCCGCCATTGCCGGCCTGACCATGGACCGTCCGCGGATCATGGGGATCCTGAACGTCACGCCGGACAGTTTTTCCGATGGCGGTCGGTTTTTTGACCCCGCGGCCGCGCTGGCGCAGGCAAGGCATCTGGCCGACGGGGCCGATCTTCTGGATATCGGCGGGGAGTCGACCAGGCCCGGGGCGGAAGTCGTCCCGGCAGAGGCAGAGACCGCGCGCACCGCGCCCGTCATTTCCGCCCTGTGCGACTCGGGGATCGGCCTGCCGGTGTCGATCGACACCCGCAAGGCTGCGGTGGCCCGTGCCGCGGTTCAGGCCGGGGCCGCCATGATCAACGACGTGGCGGCCTTCACCTTCGACGCGGCCCTTGGCCCGTTTGCGGCAGAGGCCGGGGTGTCCGTCTGTCTGATGCATGCGCAGGGCGACCCCGCAACGATGCAGGATGCGCCCAGCTATGAAAACGTGCTGCTGGATGTTTACGACTTTCTCTCTGAACGCGTGACGGGGGCAGAGGATCTGGGTATTCCACGGTCTCGGATCGTCGTCGATCCCGGTATCGGTTTCGGAAAGACGCTGGAGCATAATCTGGCCCTGCTGCGCGGCCTGTCGCTGTTTCACGGATTGGGATGTCCGGTCCTTCTGGGGGCGTCGCGAAAACGTTTCATCGGGACCATCGGCAAGGCGGACGTGGCAGAGGCGCGCATGGCGGGGTCCGTTGCCGTGGCGCTGGCGGCCATCGCACAGGGGGTTCAGTTCGTGCGCGTGCACGACGTGGCGGAAACACGTCAGGCGCTGCGGCTGGATATGGCGCTGAAAGATATTGGAGAGCCAGGTGATTAG
- a CDS encoding dihydroneopterin aldolase: MTDEIRLAFAHPSERAAAMDPARPVRDRLSLRDHVVEIEIGAFQAERGASQRIRFNVVVEVRPHPAPLDDDVDRVLSYDAITEAIAAELSSERLNLLETLAERIATRLLGEPQAMRVFVRIEKLDRGPGALGVEIVRDRPADAPKLVLPVDEMAEPSHHPVVVFLSNAAIQAPDLPRWLDRLEQGPHPVVLCVGPSDTPAPRSAISPAQRRIDLLAIEQNAWVLAGRDDRCVVRGSRTEIDWAMKHGQVSVWAPSKIVLDSVESPSVSPRDALALAHWFARGLEAARIVAIGSEPKVAGIEHLAIDGAAACL; encoded by the coding sequence ATGACCGATGAGATAAGACTGGCCTTCGCCCACCCGTCAGAACGGGCCGCGGCGATGGACCCGGCACGCCCGGTGCGGGACCGGCTGTCGCTTCGCGACCATGTGGTCGAGATCGAGATCGGGGCCTTTCAGGCCGAACGGGGCGCATCGCAGCGCATCCGCTTCAACGTGGTGGTAGAGGTGCGTCCGCACCCCGCGCCACTGGATGACGATGTCGACAGGGTCCTGTCCTATGACGCGATCACCGAGGCGATTGCGGCCGAGTTGAGTTCTGAACGGCTGAACCTGCTGGAAACGCTGGCAGAGCGGATCGCCACGCGCCTTCTGGGGGAGCCGCAGGCGATGCGGGTCTTCGTGCGGATCGAAAAGCTCGACCGCGGGCCCGGGGCGCTTGGGGTGGAAATCGTGCGGGATCGTCCGGCGGATGCGCCGAAGCTGGTGCTGCCCGTCGACGAAATGGCAGAGCCGTCGCATCACCCGGTTGTGGTGTTCCTGTCGAATGCCGCGATCCAGGCCCCCGACCTGCCGCGCTGGCTGGACCGTCTGGAGCAGGGGCCGCATCCGGTGGTGTTGTGCGTGGGGCCGTCCGATACGCCGGCACCCCGATCCGCCATTTCACCGGCCCAACGCCGCATCGATCTGCTGGCCATCGAGCAGAACGCCTGGGTTCTGGCGGGCCGTGATGATCGCTGCGTGGTGCGCGGCAGCCGGACAGAGATCGACTGGGCGATGAAGCATGGGCAGGTGTCGGTCTGGGCGCCGTCCAAGATCGTGCTGGACTCGGTGGAAAGCCCGTCGGTCAGCCCGCGCGATGCGCTTGCGCTGGCACACTGGTTCGCACGGGGGCTGGAGGCGGCGCGCATCGTCGCCATCGGAAGCGAGCCGAAAGTCGCCGGAATCGAGCATTTGGCCATCGACGGGGCGGCTGCCTGTCTCTGA
- a CDS encoding DUF2282 domain-containing protein: MSDTTKSVVLAGAVAAALAAHATVPAHAQANEKCYGVSLAGENDCAAGPGTTCAGTSKVDYQGNAWKLVPSGTCESMDLPGDRMGSLEPLKRDLPS; encoded by the coding sequence ATGTCCGACACCACCAAATCCGTCGTCCTGGCCGGGGCCGTTGCAGCAGCGCTTGCCGCCCACGCCACCGTGCCCGCCCATGCCCAGGCGAACGAAAAATGCTATGGCGTTTCGCTTGCGGGTGAAAACGACTGCGCCGCCGGTCCGGGCACGACCTGTGCCGGTACCTCGAAGGTCGACTATCAGGGCAATGCCTGGAAACTGGTGCCCTCCGGCACCTGCGAAAGCATGGACCTGCCGGGCGACCGCATGGGCTCGCTTGAGCCGCTGAAGCGCGATCTTCCGTCCTGA
- the glmM gene encoding phosphoglucosamine mutase: MIRRIFGTDGVRGRANDYPMTAEMALKLGAAAGRYFRTDGLNKHRVVIGKDTRLSGYMLENALTAGLTSTGMNVLLLGPVPTPAVGFLTRSMRADVGIMISASHNPHHDNGIKFFGPDGFKLSDEAEFEIESILDDGVEPSHPENIGRAKRIDDGVWRYAEYAKTTFLSGRRLDGLKVVIDCANGAAYKVAPEVLWELGADVVPVGVSPNGLNINEDCGSTRPEAAAAAVLSSGADLGICLDGDADRVMIIDETGAVADGDQIMALFAERWAAEGRLQDGTLVATVMSNLGLERYLTGQGLRLERTKVGDRYVVEAMRRGGWNLGGEQSGHIVMTDFCTTGDGLLAGLQFLAAMVQTGKPASQLARRFERVPQLLKNVRYEDGFDPLDAQEVTKAIADAEARLNGKGRLLIRKSGTEPLIRVMAECEDDVLLVEVVDSVVEAVETATCPV, encoded by the coding sequence GTGATTAGACGAATTTTCGGGACCGATGGGGTCCGTGGGCGCGCCAACGATTATCCGATGACGGCCGAGATGGCGCTGAAGCTCGGGGCTGCAGCGGGGCGGTATTTCCGAACCGACGGTCTGAACAAGCACCGCGTGGTCATCGGCAAGGACACCCGGCTTTCGGGCTATATGCTGGAAAACGCGCTGACCGCCGGGCTGACCTCCACCGGCATGAATGTTTTGCTGCTGGGGCCGGTGCCGACGCCCGCGGTCGGGTTTCTGACCCGGTCGATGCGGGCCGATGTGGGCATCATGATTTCGGCCAGCCACAACCCCCATCACGACAACGGCATCAAGTTCTTCGGCCCCGATGGCTTCAAGCTGTCGGACGAGGCGGAGTTCGAGATCGAGTCGATCCTCGACGACGGGGTCGAGCCGAGCCACCCGGAGAATATCGGGCGGGCCAAGCGGATCGACGACGGTGTCTGGCGTTATGCCGAATATGCCAAGACCACGTTCCTGTCGGGGCGGCGTCTGGACGGTCTGAAGGTGGTGATCGATTGCGCGAACGGGGCCGCCTACAAGGTGGCGCCCGAGGTGCTGTGGGAACTGGGGGCCGACGTGGTGCCCGTGGGGGTGTCGCCCAACGGTCTGAACATCAACGAGGACTGCGGCTCTACCCGGCCAGAGGCCGCGGCGGCGGCGGTCCTGTCGTCCGGTGCGGATCTGGGCATCTGCCTTGATGGCGATGCGGACCGGGTGATGATCATCGACGAAACCGGCGCCGTGGCCGATGGCGATCAGATTATGGCGCTATTCGCTGAACGCTGGGCGGCCGAAGGGCGGTTGCAGGACGGAACGCTGGTCGCGACCGTGATGTCCAATCTGGGGCTCGAACGCTATCTGACCGGGCAGGGCCTGCGGCTGGAGCGCACCAAGGTCGGCGACCGCTATGTTGTCGAGGCGATGCGCCGGGGCGGCTGGAATCTTGGCGGGGAACAGTCGGGCCATATCGTCATGACCGACTTCTGCACCACCGGTGACGGGCTTCTGGCGGGGCTGCAATTCCTTGCGGCGATGGTGCAGACGGGCAAGCCGGCCTCGCAACTCGCCCGGCGGTTCGAACGCGTGCCGCAGCTCTTGAAGAATGTCCGCTATGAGGACGGTTTCGACCCGCTTGACGCCCAGGAGGTCACAAAGGCCATTGCCGATGCCGAGGCGCGCCTGAACGGCAAGGGCCGGCTGCTGATCCGCAAATCCGGGACCGAGCCGCTGATCCGCGTCATGGCCGAATGCGAGGATGACGTGCTGCTGGTCGAGGTCGTGGATAGCGTGGTCGAGGCCGTGGAAACCGCCACCTGTCCGGTCTAG
- a CDS encoding MFS transporter → MTTETKHFSDLAFDLLTEDSGAPARDITETARARESGNFLRHAGALSLSKLADGLIDPKLVLSWLMGTLGAPAALIGLLVPVRESGALLPQLLTAPRIRAMGRRKWAWAGGALGQGLAALAILLAALMLSGWAAGLVIVAALAVLAVSRSVCSVSYKDVLGKTVDKSRRGTVTGLAGSIAAAGVLIFAGLLISGTVPRLDLVLGAIALAGLCWIGSASIFATMTEEDRPGETATGIGLSQIGLLWRDPRLGHFVMARILLLPTALAPPYLVMLADQAGEDRLGALGAMVLASSLAGLTSSWVWGRLADRSSRLVLAIAGAVAAAFLGLAVMLDTGGLMGTVWAAPAVLFGLMIAYQGVRLGRSTYLVDMAPSDNRAVYTAVANTTVGVALIAAGGFGIVAALIGPALTLAAFAGISACGALLSFTMKEA, encoded by the coding sequence ATGACAACCGAGACAAAGCACTTTTCCGACCTCGCCTTCGACTTGCTGACCGAAGACAGTGGGGCACCCGCCCGGGACATCACCGAAACGGCGCGCGCCCGCGAAAGCGGCAACTTCCTGCGCCATGCCGGGGCGCTTTCGCTGTCGAAACTGGCAGATGGGCTGATCGACCCCAAGCTGGTGCTGAGTTGGCTGATGGGCACGCTGGGCGCACCCGCGGCCCTGATCGGCCTGCTCGTTCCCGTGCGGGAATCCGGTGCGCTGTTGCCGCAACTTCTGACGGCGCCCCGGATCCGCGCCATGGGGCGGCGGAAATGGGCATGGGCGGGCGGCGCGCTTGGCCAAGGGCTGGCGGCGCTGGCGATCCTTCTTGCCGCCCTCATGCTGAGCGGCTGGGCCGCGGGGCTGGTGATCGTCGCGGCACTGGCGGTGCTGGCGGTGTCGCGGTCGGTCTGCTCGGTCTCGTACAAGGACGTGCTGGGCAAGACCGTGGACAAATCCCGGCGCGGGACCGTGACGGGGCTGGCCGGTAGCATCGCGGCCGCCGGGGTGCTGATCTTCGCAGGGCTCCTGATCTCCGGCACGGTGCCGCGGCTCGACCTTGTGCTTGGCGCAATCGCCCTGGCCGGCTTGTGCTGGATCGGGTCTGCGTCGATCTTCGCCACGATGACCGAGGAAGACCGGCCCGGAGAAACCGCAACCGGGATCGGGCTGTCCCAGATTGGTCTTCTGTGGCGCGATCCGAGGCTTGGGCATTTCGTGATGGCGCGCATCCTGCTGCTGCCCACCGCGCTTGCCCCGCCCTATCTGGTCATGCTGGCGGACCAGGCCGGGGAAGACAGGCTCGGCGCGCTTGGCGCGATGGTGCTGGCATCCTCTCTTGCCGGGTTGACCTCGTCCTGGGTGTGGGGGCGGCTGGCTGATCGGTCCAGCCGTCTGGTGCTTGCCATCGCCGGGGCCGTGGCCGCGGCCTTTCTGGGGCTTGCCGTCATGCTGGACACCGGCGGGCTGATGGGCACGGTCTGGGCCGCGCCAGCTGTGCTGTTCGGTCTGATGATCGCCTATCAGGGCGTCCGGCTTGGGCGGTCGACCTATCTGGTCGACATGGCGCCAAGCGACAACCGCGCAGTCTATACCGCCGTGGCAAACACGACCGTTGGCGTCGCCCTGATCGCGGCGGGGGGCTTTGGCATCGTCGCAGCACTCATCGGCCCGGCCCTGACGTTGGCGGCCTTTGCCGGGATCAGCGCCTGCGGCGCACTGCTGTCATTCACGATGAAAGAGGCCTAG
- a CDS encoding trypsin-like serine protease: MLTRILRAVDGRFALAATVALFAAQQAGAITVRDDMSFGGETGDDAAVALAYSDTAFMSVLQIVGNNGGLCTGTLIASNKVLTADHCARDWTSATVTERDADGNVIKTYTTSAIDTLDPDSAHGDLLNGADIAVLTLSEHSTLDTFDLYLGDVQGAVARAVGYGLHGTGSSGAVYSIDSKRRAMDNVIDWDGYGYYSGDGFWSDTSNILSSDFDEPGDPTSNRLGGGTVNSSATPLDYEGSLAKGDSGGALFVEVDGEWYIVGVASGILVTDPLSVYGATSYWTGTQYSAARTFIESHGGQYTDPSQQPVVPLPAGIWLLLTALAGTGLLRQRAA, encoded by the coding sequence TTGCTTACGAGAATTTTGAGGGCCGTTGACGGCCGATTTGCACTGGCGGCGACCGTCGCCCTTTTTGCCGCGCAGCAGGCCGGCGCCATCACCGTTCGGGACGACATGTCCTTTGGTGGCGAGACGGGCGACGACGCCGCTGTCGCACTTGCTTATTCCGATACTGCGTTCATGAGCGTGCTTCAGATCGTCGGCAACAATGGCGGTCTTTGCACCGGCACCCTGATTGCGTCGAACAAGGTTCTGACCGCGGACCACTGCGCCCGCGACTGGACGTCGGCCACGGTGACCGAGCGGGACGCGGACGGCAACGTCATCAAGACCTACACGACCTCGGCCATCGATACGCTTGATCCGGATTCGGCCCATGGCGATCTTCTGAACGGGGCCGATATCGCGGTCCTCACGCTGAGCGAGCATTCGACGCTCGATACGTTCGATCTGTATCTGGGCGACGTGCAGGGCGCCGTGGCGCGTGCGGTCGGCTATGGGCTGCACGGGACGGGCTCGTCCGGTGCCGTCTACAGCATCGACTCCAAGCGCCGCGCGATGGACAACGTCATCGACTGGGACGGCTACGGCTATTACAGCGGCGATGGCTTCTGGTCTGACACCTCGAACATCCTGTCGTCCGATTTCGATGAGCCGGGCGATCCGACCTCCAACCGCCTTGGTGGCGGTACGGTCAACAGCTCCGCCACCCCGCTCGATTACGAAGGGTCGCTGGCCAAGGGGGACAGCGGCGGCGCGCTGTTCGTCGAGGTCGACGGCGAGTGGTACATCGTCGGTGTTGCCAGCGGTATCCTCGTGACCGATCCGCTCAGCGTCTACGGCGCCACCTCGTACTGGACCGGCACGCAGTACAGCGCCGCCCGTACCTTCATCGAAAGTCATGGCGGCCAGTACACCGATCCCAGCCAGCAGCCGGTCGTGCCGCTGCCTGCCGGTATCTGGCTGCTGCTTACCGCGCTGGCCGGGACGGGCCTCTTGCGCCAGCGGGCCGCCTGA